A genomic stretch from Thermodesulfobacteriota bacterium includes:
- a CDS encoding thrombospondin type 3 repeat-containing protein: MKNLFQYSFILVLVCLFFALPTQVFAQGDFDNDGVPDNTDNCIFDSNPSQIDFDQDGIGDACEQCDCSDPNAILIGTEMGNRTFFFGTEDDDIICGTSGNDVIFAFGGDDCVDSAQGNDRVRAGAGADIVDLGLGDDRARGGRGMDDIDGQEGTDIVRGGGGLDVCLGETTISCEE; encoded by the coding sequence ATGAAAAATCTTTTCCAGTATAGCTTTATCCTAGTATTAGTCTGTCTATTTTTTGCTCTTCCAACACAGGTTTTTGCTCAAGGGGATTTTGATAATGATGGTGTTCCGGATAATACGGATAACTGTATATTCGACTCAAATCCTTCACAGATTGATTTTGACCAAGACGGCATAGGTGATGCGTGCGAGCAGTGCGACTGCTCAGACCCTAATGCCATATTGATTGGTACAGAAATGGGGAATAGAACATTTTTCTTCGGCACGGAGGATGATGATATCATATGTGGAACCTCTGGAAATGATGTAATTTTTGCATTTGGAGGGGATGATTGCGTAGATTCTGCTCAGGGAAATGATAGAGTTAGAGCCGGGGCTGGGGCGGACATAGTAGATCTTGGTCTTGGTGATGATAGAGCCAGAGGCGGAAGAGGAATGGACGATATAGACGGCCAAGAGGGCACAGATATAGTCAGAGGCGGTGGCGGTCTAGATGTCTGCCTCGG